The Glutamicibacter mishrai DNA window CGCTGCCGTCGTAGTTATCCGGCAAGGATGGATCCAGCTGGTAGGCGTGCCAGTACACGTCGACGTTCTGCGAATATTCAAACGCTTCGACACCCTGCTCGAAACGCCGCTTGCCGATGAAGCACCAGGGGCAGGCGATATCGGAGAAGATGTCTACGCGCAGGCGCTTGGGATCAGCAGGCTGTTCGCCAATAATTTCACTCATACTTGAGCTAACAACTTTGTCCTCGAATGCATTCCGCGTACCGGGTGGACCTGAAGCAGCCCAGTGGCTGGAATAATCGAGAGCAGGACAAGAAGTCCGAGAACGCAGAAGTACACAGGAAGCGGTGCACGTGGCAAAGAATCTTCGCTGGCGCGGAATCCTTTTTGCCGGAACCATCACCGCCATGGCCGGATTCGTGGACGGCGTCGGGTTCGTCCACTTTGGCGGCTATTTCCTCTCGTTCATGTCCGGCAACTCCACTCGTTCCTCGGCCGCCTTGATGACCGGGGATGTCACCGGGTGGATCAACGCCATGTCCCTGGTGGCCAGCTTTGTCGCCGGCGTGGTGATCGCGACCCTGATGACCTCGCCACTGGCTGCGCTTCGCAGGCCGGTGGCCATGTATTTCAGCGCCGCCTTGCTCTTGGCCGCTGCTGCCACCGGAACCATCCAACCTCACGCCACTGCGCTCTTATTGGCCGCCGCGATGGGCGTGGTCAATGTGTCCTATACGCGATCTGGCGAAGTGTCCTTGGGCCTG harbors:
- a CDS encoding YoaK family protein → MAKNLRWRGILFAGTITAMAGFVDGVGFVHFGGYFLSFMSGNSTRSSAALMTGDVTGWINAMSLVASFVAGVVIATLMTSPLAALRRPVAMYFSAALLLAAAATGTIQPHATALLLAAAMGVVNVSYTRSGEVSLGLTYMTGTLVKLGQALGGAILSVLTGSNRGTNRLLWLRYAVLWAMITVGSLGGVLAYLHLGLGSLWIVGAGMLLWATLALLQELRAKGELPADATSGAHRELIE